GTTGGCGACAAACAATCCAGCAAGTGAACCAAAAAACCCAATCCCAATTGCCAGAAAGTAACCATAACCTATTTTTTGATGGATGCGCCACGAACTAGCCTTAAGTTTCCCTCGCGAGGGAAATTCGATAGTTGGCAGTTCGTCGGTTGAGGGGTCGTTGGCTGGCACTTTTGTTGTTTCTGAACTGTTGTCAAAAGCGGTTGGTTTGTGAGTTTGCATCCCTCAAATCTTCTTATCCTCCCGCCAAAGTTATTACATCAATCATAGGCATAAAATCACTGACACCAGTGACTCTCACCTAATCTTATCTTCCTTTATAACAAGAACAAATATTCGCTCACTATTATAGTTAGCATCACTCTCATGGTATTTAAGCAGTTTTTATATTTGTGAATTTTGTACAAATATAAGGATCAAGGATAAGGAATAGGGAAAATGCAAGCGAGAAATTCTTCCTTGTCTCCCTTGTCCTCTGTGTCCCTCTTGTCCCCCATCCCCGATCCCTTTTTGATTGACAGACAATTAAGAGTTAGGAGCTAAAGTTTATACTTTTGACTCCTAATTCGGGGCTGAAATGAATTAAGCGATCGCAGCAGTTGAAGCTTGTTTATTGAGTGCTTGTTTTAACAACTCTGCCTTATCAGTACGTTCCCAAGGCAGGTCTAAATCTGTCCGACCGAAGTGACCGTAAGCCGCGACGTCCTGATAAAAACGTCCGCCTCGTTCGCTTGGCAGATTGCGTAAGTTAAAGCTATGGATAATTCCAGCTGGGCGCAGTTCAAAATGATCTGTAATTAATTGGAGTAAGGTTTGATCATCAACTTTGCCCGTACCAAAGGTATCCACCATAATGCTCACTGGTCGCGCTACACCGATAGCATAGCTAAGCTGGACTTCACATTTTTCTGCCAAACCTGCGGCAACAATATTTTTTGCAGCATAGCGACAAGCATAGGCGGCACTGCGATCTACCTTAGTGGGGTCTTTACCAGAAAAAGCGCCACCACCATGTCGGGAGTAGCCACCGTAGGTATCGACAATAATTTTACGTCCAGTTAGACCGGAGTCTCCTTGCGGTCCGCCGATCACAAATTTACCAGTGGGGTTGACTAAAAAGCGAGTATTTCCATCAGGCTTAATTTCCAAGTCGCCAAATACAGGTTCAACCACTGCTGACCACAGGTCTTTTTTGATTTTGGCTTGCACTTCTGCCTCATCAGTAATATCACCAATGGTAGGTGTATGCTGTGTGGAAATTAGGATGGTATCAATGCCAACAGGGCGTCCATCTTCGTAAGCAACAGTGACTTGAGTTTTGCCATCAGGGCGCAGGTAGGCTAATTGACCTGTCTTGCGGACTGCTGCTAGCCGACGGGCTATACGGTGAGCAAGGCTGATAGGTAAAGGCATCAGTTCCGGTGTTTCGTTACAAGCGAAACCGAACATAATACCTTGGTCGCCAGCACCAACTTTATCGAATTGTTCCTCACTATCCTGACGTGCTTCATGGGCTGTATTTACACCCTGGGCGATGTCGGGTGATTGCTCATCTAAAGCTACTAGCACAGAACAACTGTTTGAGCAGAAGCCATTGACTGCATCGGTATAGCCAATTTCCGCTATTTTTTTGCGGGCGATATTAACATAATTGACACTGGCTTTACTTGTGATTTCACCAGTAATTAATACCAAGCCAGTATTAACAACAACTTCAGCAGCAACACGACTAGTTGGGTCTTGTGTAAGCAATGTATCTAGAATTGCATCCGAAATTTGATCGCAGATTTTATCTGGATGACCTTCGGTTACTGACTCGGAGGTAAATAGATAGCGTTTAGACAAATTAAATTCCTCCTAAACAATGGGAATTAACTGACTAAATGTTGCCATTTAATCTAGCTACTTTAATCTGCAATCATAACAATATTTTTACATTCAGCAGATAAAGCAGTTGGTAATTTCATAAAATCCACCCTTTACTGTTGTATTCTTGAAAATTGAAGAAGGCAGCTATGCTGGAAGTAAAAGGCAAAAGGCAATAAGAGGGTAATTGGGGTTCTGTGTTATTCAAGACTATTATTCATAAAAAAAGGGACACGAAGAGTATCCCTTAGATATTAGACACAAACACTGTTGCCTTAAACTTGAATCGCCATTTTGGCTTCCTTTGCTGTCAAACGCTCGTAAGTAGCGCGCATTTTTAATCCTGTTAGCACTTGGAATAAACCTGTACCATTGTTGGAACCTGGATACTCTCTGTGCTGGAGTAATAGATGAGTCATCTCGCCTTGATACTTGGTGGATGTGTTGCTGAGATGAGTTTCGATGTAGATAACTTCTTCGAGGTTATCAAATTGACCATCTACCTCTAGAACAGAGACGTAGCGACCATAGTATACATCTGAACCATAGTACAGTTGCATACCAGGATAGGAACAAGTCAGCTTGCGTCCACAAGGAGTCCAGTGGATTGTAGAACCTTCATCGAACAGATAAACTGGTTCAAAGCCTTCTTTGCCCTCGCGTTGCAACATCCGTACCCGCAGAACTTTACGCTCTTTGTCCTCTTTGATGAGATTGGTAGGTAAGACCTGAAGAACTACATCAGCAAATTCTCTTTGTGGTTCAATGTACTTCTGAAAATCAGGTTTACGAGAATTGATTTGAGCCAAAACATCTTCGTAGCGGTGACCGCGTTCAGCCATATCTCGCTGAATCTTCCAAGCAATTTTGACTTCATCACTAATATCAAAATAGACGCTGAAGTCAATTAGCGATCGCACACGTTCATCATATAAAGGATGTAGCCCCTCAATCACTAAAATATGATTTGGTTCTACCAGTTCGGGTGGATCGATAGTGCCAGTTTCGTGGTTATAAATTGGCTTCATGATTGATTGACCTTCTTTGAGCGCTTTGATTTGCTCATACATCAGGTCAAAATTGTTGGCTCTAGGGTCAAGTGCAGTTATCCCTGTTTCTTTACGTTGCTTACGATCGAGAGAATGATAGTCATCCAAACAGATAACTGTCATCAACTCCTCACCGAATAAATCCGTCAGACGACGCAAAAACGTAGATTTACCACACCCAGAGTCTCCGGCTACCCCGATTAGTACCACACGTTCTGGTTTACTACTCATAAATCTCCTCTAAATGCTAAAGATGAGTTAATCAATAATTTTTCACACCTACAGACATGAAGCCAGGAGCTTACCCCTTTGGTTTATCCTGCGTTCTTGCTACTCAGCAGCACCAATAGACATATTACGGGTAAGCTAAAGAGTCATAATTGTTACCCGTTTTTGTTGCCTAAGTTGTTGCTGGTAAGTATTTAATCCTAGTGATATATTGGATTCTAACAGAAGGGGTTATTCTATACAAGGCTTGCTATCAGCAAGAAAATGCGTTTTTGGAATCATAGTTGTGAATGTTTAGCAATCACAAAAATTCCCTCAAAACCTGCGGTGCAGCTACTTAAGTTGAGTCGCAAACCCAAAAATCTAGGTTTTGGATATTTTTTCCCATAGCAGCAAAGCAGTTAACCTTAAGATTAGTGCTACTTGTAGTGTGTCACACTAACTTTGAATAGTTTGTAGCAGCACTTTAGTGCTGATTTGAACGCTGTAGTAGCTACCGTTAGGGCAGCACCCACTACAAACATTACAAAACTAATGCGACAAACTAGTAGATTGTTAGTCTTGAATTATTAGGTGTTTGAGATCACAAACACCCAATCACCAAAAACTGTTAACAATCATTCAGTTCAAGTCTCACAACTCTTTCAGGAGTATTATGGTAATTGAGGGTAGCAGCTTATGACTCTATATAATTCAAGTCTATAAGGTATAATTTAATTTTTAAAGTACTTTTTTACCTTTTCTAAATTTTTATTCAGCAAAAAGCAAAAATTGATAAGATTGAAAATTATCTTTTGTGACCTATCCTCAGAAAGAAGTAACAAAATAGATACTAAGGCAATTAACTCTACATTGATCAGATAAGTACAAAAGAGCGCTCAAGCAGCTTGGTTATGTATTTGTAGAGGTTGACAGATGTTTCACATCAAGTAAAACTTAATTTATAATCTGTATCGGAATACTTTCATATTCTATGATTATGCTTGTTGTGTTATTAAGCATAACAAAGTCGTTTTTGTGGCAATGAAATGTTCCAAAACCTCTAAGCGATGAAGCTTTGCAGTCTGGCAACAATAAAATATGCAGAACCATTAAGTTGAAAAGCCTACGACATAGGTCTGACAGCTTTCTGCGAAGCCACTAACTGCATAGCTGCCTTCATTATGATTAGAGGCTTCACATACAAGTGAAACAAACTGGAAGCATATCTTCCTGAAACTGGCATTTTGAAGTCAAACACCTAAAGCAGGGTGTACTTTGGGTTACAGAGAGCTATCTATGTTGTAGCGATGCTATATCACGAAAAAAAAATTAAATTGACTCATTATTAACATTCTCCAAAGAACTTATCCTTTACCTTAGAAGGTGAACAGGTGTGACTTTTGCCATGCTTTAGTGTCTTTGGTGAGTGTACGTAAAAAGGCATTGGCTAATGCCGCTTTTCCAAGTATCAGTTTTTTGTCACCAAAAATTTGGTATGAAGAGCTGAATATGTGGTGAAAGGGTTTTTTGAGAAAAGGTTAAGTAAATATCGGAGTGGTAGAACGAATGTACTATAGAGGTGCTGTTGAAGGAGCTGCCAACACAGAATCAGGTAGCCGTGTTTTTGTTTACGAGGTGGTTGGTCTGCGTCAGAGTGAAGAAACTGATCAGACGAACTATCAAATTCGTAACAGTGGCAGTGTGTTCATCAGAGTGCCTTACAGCCGCATGAATCAGGAAATGCGACGTATTACTCGCCTGGGCGGCAGAATTGTTAGCATACAACCAGTCAGTGTTTTACAGCAAACTAATGGTAAAGCCACATCTGCTAAATCTGCTCACGAAGGGAATGGTAATGCCACACCTGTAAATGCTGAACCACTAGTCCAGCAACAGCCCCAGAAGAATGAGACGAAAGGCAAGACCATGACTCAAGCGAAAGCTAAAAAAGATGCCCACGCTGACGTTCCTGTCAACATTTACCGCCCTAATGCTCCTTACATTGGTAAATGCATTTCCAATGAAGCATTAGTAGGAGAAAACGGTATCGGTATTGTTCAGCATATCAAGTTCGACCTCTCTGGCGGAAATTTGCGTTACATAGAAGGTCAAAGTATCGGTATTATTCCGCCGGGACTGGACAAGAATGGCAAACCAGAAAAATTGAGACTATACTCCATTGCTTCGACTCGTCACGGCGATGATGTAGATGACAAGACTGTATCACTGTGCGTCCGTCAGTTAGAGTACAAGCATCCAGAAACTGGCGAAACAGTCTACGGTGTCTGCTCGACTTACCTGTGTAACCTCAAGCCTGGAGATGAAGTCAAAATCACAGGTCCAGTGGGTAAGGAAATGTTACTACCCCCAGACGAAGATGCCAACGTGATTATGATGGCAACAGGAACAGGTATTGCCCCCATGCGTGCCTATCTCTGGCGGATGTTCAAGGATGCTGAAAAAGCTGCTAACCCAGAATACCAGTTTAAAGGCTTCTCATGGCTGATTTTTGGTGTTCCCACAACTCCAAATATTCTTTACAAAGAAGAATTGGAAGAAATGCAAGCGAAGTATCCTGATAATTTCCGCTTGACTTATGCCATTAGCCGTGAGCAGAAAAATCCCCAAGGCGGCAGAATGTACATTCAAGACCGCGTTGCTGAACACGCAGATGAACTGTGGAGTTTGATTAAGAACGAGAAAACCCACACCTATATTTGCGGTTTACGTGGTATGGAAGATGGCATTGATGCAGCCCTTTCAGCAGCAGCAGCGAAAGAGGGTATCAACTGGAGCGACTATCAAAAAGAACTCAAGAAAGCTGGGCGCTGGCACGTTGAAACATATTAATTTGGTTGATAGTTAGTAGTTAGTAGTTAGTAGTTGTTTATTTCAATCAATAACTAACAACTAACTATATAAAGATCTAGTAGGGTGGGCAATGCCCACCCTACAATTGTTGTTGGTGAAATTTGGTGTAAGATTCGTGGGCGTAAAGCTGGGAATACTGGGTTTGGGTACAGTAGGCACGGGTACAGTGCAACTTTTACAAGATAATGCAGGGCGTCACCCGTTGTTGCGAGATGTAGAAATATATCGCGTGGGGGTACGATCGCTTGACAAATCCCGGATGGTAGAATTGCCGGATGCAGTATTAACAACAGATTTAGCAGCAATAGTCAACGAGCCGCAGGTAGATATAGTCGTTGAGGTCATTGGTGGACTCGAACCAGCGCGATCGCTAATTCTCAAAGCCATTGAAAATGGCAAACATGTCGTTACAGCTAATAAAGCGGTAATTTCCCGTTTTGGGCATGAAATTTTTACTGCTGCCAATAAAGCTGGTGTATATGTCATGCTAGAGGCTGCTGTTGGTGGTGGTATCCCAGTGATTCAACCCCTCAAGCAATCTTTAAGTGTCAACCGCATTCATACCGTTACAGGCATTGTTAACGGTACAACTAACTATATCTTGACGCGGATGCAAGCTGAAGGCATTAACTTCGATGATGTCTTAGCTGACGCCCAAAAGCTGGGTTACGCAGAAGCCGATCCTACAGCTGATGTTGATGGCTTAGACGCCGCAGACAAAATAGCTATTCTGGCCTCATTAGCCTTTGGTGGACGCATTAAACTACAAGATGTCTATTGTGAGGGTATTCGACAAGTCAGCAAGACAGACATTGCCTATGCCGAGAAATTGGGGTTTGTCATTAAACTACTAGCAATAGCTAAAACAGTTAATCTTCCCTCCATTACTCCATTACCCCACCATTACCCCATCTCCGTCAGAGTTCACCCTACTCTGGTTCCGAAAGCACACCCGTTAGCCAGCATCAACGGTGTTCATAATGCCATTCTTGTAGAAGGAGAACCGATTGGACAGGTGATGTTTTTTGGCCCAGGTGCTGGTGCTGGGGCAACTGCTAGCGCTGTATCATCTGACATCTTAAATTTGGTAGCAGCACTGCAAGCCAATACAGCTACACCTAACTCCTTATTATCTTGTGGGCATCAAGACTACTGCCAAATTACGCCACTAGAAGAACTTGTTACCAGATTCTATACCCGTTTTCTGACCAAAGACCAACCAGGGGTAATTGGTAAACTGGGAACCTGCTTTGGTAAATACAGTGTAAGCTTAGAGTCAGTTGTACAAACAGGCTTTCAGGGGGAATTAGCAGAGATTGTTGTTGTTACCCATGATGTCCGAGAAGGAGATTTCCGCCAAGCTTTGGCAGAAATTCGTACCTTAGAAGCGATAGACAGCATTCCCAGCTTGTTACGAGTGTTATAAGAAACTTTGTTAGTGGTTAGTAGTTAGTACAGACGCGATGTTCCTCGCGTCTGTACATTAGTGGTAAGTCAGCGACTCTTACGCAGGGGGTCCCTCCCCCAACCCCAAAGGGGACCCCACTCCCCCAATCCCCAACGCCTCTTTCTTTATGCCGGGGGACCCTTACTTTACAGAAGCCGAGTAAAGCGCGTCTACGGCAATCGCTCATGGGGGACTACCGGTCCCCATGAGCGACTGACGAACCCGTAGACGCCCAAGCGCTTCTCACAAGAGTAGGGTTAGTGGTTAGGGGTTAGTAAGTAATGCGTAATAAGAACAAGACCAACCAACAACCATCAACCAACAACCAACAATCAACAATTAGGATAATTAGGATAATCACCGATGACAAATACGCCTCCCGATCCTAAGTCATCTCAAACAAATGCCCTTGGCTTTGATGAATTTATTGGCATTCTTGTTGCCTTTGCCACTATCGGGGCAATTTTGTTTTGGTCATTTTCCCGTCAGGAGTCTGGCTGGAATTTTAACAGCTTGTTGTCACCTTTTTCTACTCCAACTACTTCCCCCACACCTTTAGCTAAACCAACTCCTCCAGATTTAGAATCTCGTCAAATACCATCTGCATCTGCCCAAGAGAACTTGAGTAGAGTAACACCATCTGCCAGTGTTAACCCGACTGTTTTGCCACAAGAACAAGTACCTTTTCCACCCTCTACTACCAACAGAACCCTACCACTAGTTATTCCTGAGCAAAAATCAACAATTCCCCCACCGATTGCATTTACTGATGTACCTGGTGACTTTTGGGCGCGTCGTTTTATTGATGTGCTTTCCTCTCGGAATATAATTAAGGGCTATCAAGATTACACCTTTAGACCAAATCAGCCTGTCACCCGTGCTGAATTTGCTGCCATTGTGGAACAAGCGTTTGGAAAAGAACTTAGCAAGACCAAGAATACAATCTCTTTTAAGGATGTAGCACCTCGGTTTTGGGCAAACTCAGCCATTGACCAAGCCATTAGTACAGGGTTTTTAAAAGGCTACCCTAACAAAGTTTTTAGACCACAGCAAAAGATTCCGCGAGTTCAGGTATTAGTTGCTTTGACTAGTGGAATGAATTTAAATGTTCCTGCTTCTCAAACTCGAATTTTAAGCTTTTACACGGATGCTCAAGAAATCCCTAATTATGCTACTGACAAAATAGCAGCTGCCACAGCCAATGGCCTTGTGGTTAACTACCCAAATCCTCAAACCCTCAATCCTAATAAAGAAGCTACCCGTGCTGAGGTAGCGGCTATGGTTTATCAAGCTTTGGTGCGAACGGGAAGGTTAGACGCAATTCAATCTGAATATATTGTCAAAGCGCCTAATTAAATAAAGTTACACAAGTGGTCAAGAGTTGCTAAGAATCTACTTGACCACTTGGGAGGAGGCGAGATCCAGCAGTAATTCACAGCGTACCAGCGTTGCGATCGCTCTAGGTACTGAATTTACTCAGTTTTAGGCGTCTTTACCGACCACTTGTGATTTGAGAGTTGCAATTTCATTGGTTAACTCTTGCCTAGTAGAGGCTTTGAGTAAATAACGGTAAATAAACCATGCAGAGTAACCAATACCAATTAATTCAAAAGTTGGTGCCACTAGAGGAATATCATTTAAAGCATCTAGGATCGCCAAGACAACTTTAACAGCGACAATGGCTCCCACAATTAAACCAATCGTAACCAGGGGCTGTCTATACTTATTAAAAAAGCTTCCCAGGTATTCGGGTAGTGTCGCTAAAAAGCTAGAAGCCACCTCTCCATACTTCAACCATTGGTCTTGAGATTGCACAGTGGGTTGGATTTTAGTAATGGTTCCTGTTTGGTTGTTCATATCTGGCACTATTGCCTCTGGAGACTTTGTTTCTACTACTTCCGGTTCTTGCATTTCCGCTCCCATGATTGTGACAGTTGAGTTACTTTTATCGGGACAATTACAACCAAAAGGCTGTTGAGTCGGCGATGCACTAACACATCACTTTACACATACAGACATGTGTCTTGAACCAAAGTTCAAGTCTTGGTCTTGCCAGTTTTGCCCATCTGGTGAACTGACATCAGACAGGTAAGCTGTTTATGATCGTACTCATTGGAGTACAAATCATGTACCAATAAGTTCATCCCTTATTTATACAAGCCTAAATGCCGATTTTACCTGATATTTAGGCAATCTTAAGCTGTTATTCTCAATGCTGAGAGTAGAATTGATATTAATACTTAATAAAAATTTTTATGTATTCATATGGTCTAGACTTTTAAAGTTGTTTGTGGTATGCAGTGGCTAAACCCATGTAGGCAAATTAGCTAGTACTTTTTCAATCAAAAATATAATATTAAAAATAAATTTTGAGCAAAAATCCTCCCGCTTATAAAGTTTTTCTTTAGAAATGGGAGGATTAATT
Above is a genomic segment from Fischerella sp. JS2 containing:
- the metK gene encoding methionine adenosyltransferase, whose amino-acid sequence is MSKRYLFTSESVTEGHPDKICDQISDAILDTLLTQDPTSRVAAEVVVNTGLVLITGEITSKASVNYVNIARKKIAEIGYTDAVNGFCSNSCSVLVALDEQSPDIAQGVNTAHEARQDSEEQFDKVGAGDQGIMFGFACNETPELMPLPISLAHRIARRLAAVRKTGQLAYLRPDGKTQVTVAYEDGRPVGIDTILISTQHTPTIGDITDEAEVQAKIKKDLWSAVVEPVFGDLEIKPDGNTRFLVNPTGKFVIGGPQGDSGLTGRKIIVDTYGGYSRHGGGAFSGKDPTKVDRSAAYACRYAAKNIVAAGLAEKCEVQLSYAIGVARPVSIMVDTFGTGKVDDQTLLQLITDHFELRPAGIIHSFNLRNLPSERGGRFYQDVAAYGHFGRTDLDLPWERTDKAELLKQALNKQASTAAIA
- a CDS encoding phosphoribulokinase, producing MSSKPERVVLIGVAGDSGCGKSTFLRRLTDLFGEELMTVICLDDYHSLDRKQRKETGITALDPRANNFDLMYEQIKALKEGQSIMKPIYNHETGTIDPPELVEPNHILVIEGLHPLYDERVRSLIDFSVYFDISDEVKIAWKIQRDMAERGHRYEDVLAQINSRKPDFQKYIEPQREFADVVLQVLPTNLIKEDKERKVLRVRMLQREGKEGFEPVYLFDEGSTIHWTPCGRKLTCSYPGMQLYYGSDVYYGRYVSVLEVDGQFDNLEEVIYIETHLSNTSTKYQGEMTHLLLQHREYPGSNNGTGLFQVLTGLKMRATYERLTAKEAKMAIQV
- the petH gene encoding ferredoxin--NADP reductase, with amino-acid sequence MYYRGAVEGAANTESGSRVFVYEVVGLRQSEETDQTNYQIRNSGSVFIRVPYSRMNQEMRRITRLGGRIVSIQPVSVLQQTNGKATSAKSAHEGNGNATPVNAEPLVQQQPQKNETKGKTMTQAKAKKDAHADVPVNIYRPNAPYIGKCISNEALVGENGIGIVQHIKFDLSGGNLRYIEGQSIGIIPPGLDKNGKPEKLRLYSIASTRHGDDVDDKTVSLCVRQLEYKHPETGETVYGVCSTYLCNLKPGDEVKITGPVGKEMLLPPDEDANVIMMATGTGIAPMRAYLWRMFKDAEKAANPEYQFKGFSWLIFGVPTTPNILYKEELEEMQAKYPDNFRLTYAISREQKNPQGGRMYIQDRVAEHADELWSLIKNEKTHTYICGLRGMEDGIDAALSAAAAKEGINWSDYQKELKKAGRWHVETY
- a CDS encoding homoserine dehydrogenase, with protein sequence MGVKLGILGLGTVGTGTVQLLQDNAGRHPLLRDVEIYRVGVRSLDKSRMVELPDAVLTTDLAAIVNEPQVDIVVEVIGGLEPARSLILKAIENGKHVVTANKAVISRFGHEIFTAANKAGVYVMLEAAVGGGIPVIQPLKQSLSVNRIHTVTGIVNGTTNYILTRMQAEGINFDDVLADAQKLGYAEADPTADVDGLDAADKIAILASLAFGGRIKLQDVYCEGIRQVSKTDIAYAEKLGFVIKLLAIAKTVNLPSITPLPHHYPISVRVHPTLVPKAHPLASINGVHNAILVEGEPIGQVMFFGPGAGAGATASAVSSDILNLVAALQANTATPNSLLSCGHQDYCQITPLEELVTRFYTRFLTKDQPGVIGKLGTCFGKYSVSLESVVQTGFQGELAEIVVVTHDVREGDFRQALAEIRTLEAIDSIPSLLRVL
- a CDS encoding S-layer homology domain-containing protein, which produces MTNTPPDPKSSQTNALGFDEFIGILVAFATIGAILFWSFSRQESGWNFNSLLSPFSTPTTSPTPLAKPTPPDLESRQIPSASAQENLSRVTPSASVNPTVLPQEQVPFPPSTTNRTLPLVIPEQKSTIPPPIAFTDVPGDFWARRFIDVLSSRNIIKGYQDYTFRPNQPVTRAEFAAIVEQAFGKELSKTKNTISFKDVAPRFWANSAIDQAISTGFLKGYPNKVFRPQQKIPRVQVLVALTSGMNLNVPASQTRILSFYTDAQEIPNYATDKIAAATANGLVVNYPNPQTLNPNKEATRAEVAAMVYQALVRTGRLDAIQSEYIVKAPN
- a CDS encoding CAAD domain-containing protein, translated to MGAEMQEPEVVETKSPEAIVPDMNNQTGTITKIQPTVQSQDQWLKYGEVASSFLATLPEYLGSFFNKYRQPLVTIGLIVGAIVAVKVVLAILDALNDIPLVAPTFELIGIGYSAWFIYRYLLKASTRQELTNEIATLKSQVVGKDA